The sequence below is a genomic window from Rhodothermales bacterium.
AAGCAGGGGCTGCCGTACGGCAACATCCCCTTCACGGCGCCCGACGCCCACGAGAGCGTCTACACGATCATCATCGGCGGCTCGAATTTCGGCTGCGGATCGTCCCGCGAGCATGCGCCCTTCGCGCTGCAGCAGGCCGGCTGCGAGGCCGTCATCGCCGAGAGCTTCGCGCGCATTTTCTACCGCAACGCCGTCGACGGCGGCTTCGTGGTGCCGTTCGAGACGCGCCAGAAGCTCAACGAGGTGATCAAGACGGGAGACGAGCTCTCGCTCGACACCGCGCTGGGCAAACTGACCAACCACACGACAGGCGAAGAATACCTGCTCAACCCCCTCGGCGAGGTCGCCGAGATCCTGCGGGCCGGCAACGTATTCGAATATGCCCGTCGCGCCGGCCTGATGGCATCCCGCTGACGGCCGGCCGCACCACCCGAACCCGCACGATCATGGCCACACACGTTGAGTTGTTCGATACTACCCTGAGGGATGGTACCCAGGGCGAGCACGTCGCGCTCTCCGCGCGCGACAAGCTGCGTATTGCGAAACGATTGGACGCGCTGGGGATCGACATTATCGAGGGCGGGTGGCCCGGCTCGAATCCGAAAGACCAGGCCTTTTTCGATCTGGCGAAGGACGTATCCTGGCAACACGCGCGCCTCTGTGCGTTCGGGTCCACGCGCCGGTTCTCCAACCCGCCGGAGCAGGACGCAAACCTCCTCGCGCTGCTGGCCGCCGAGACGCCCGTCGTCTCGATCTTCGGGAAGAGCTGGACGCTCCACGCCGAGGTGGCGCTGGGCGTGACCCTCGAGCAGAACCTGGAACTGATCCGGTCGTCGGTGGCGTTTCTGAAGGCGCACGGCAAATACGTCGTGTACGACGCCGAGCACTTCTTCGACGGGTACAAGGACAACGAGGCCTACGCGCTCGAAACGCTCCGCGCCGCGGCCG
It includes:
- a CDS encoding 3-isopropylmalate dehydratase, which codes for MKPIIQGKAYVVGDAIDTDQMIPAEHLVYSLSDPEERKLYGRYAMSGVPAGKQGLPYGNIPFTAPDAHESVYTIIIGGSNFGCGSSREHAPFALQQAGCEAVIAESFARIFYRNAVDGGFVVPFETRQKLNEVIKTGDELSLDTALGKLTNHTTGEEYLLNPLGEVAEILRAGNVFEYARRAGLMASR